A genomic region of Microcoleus sp. FACHB-672 contains the following coding sequences:
- a CDS encoding CHASE2 domain-containing protein, which translates to MGTSVIAQNSAKANNRSDLASKQISVKRLGNPCRSASSWLRSGLSQGKKIWQAVGSLHTFIPGAVAAGLSIGMWQMGAWQPLEQLGYNAKFQMQELGLMPSAGWDDKIVVIGIDNATLNQYERFPLSRNRYAQLLQALEPSKPAVIGFDLLFVDKGKGDQEFASAISRTGNVVLSTAWDDQGQPLKPLPEFRKDAAGIGQIWHNPDPDGISRRAAVYAKNKPALAVKMLEVYNQQTVASLSKIKLPQPIAGKKRQTVWLNWPGKAQSLTTYSFADVAEGKVPSRAFTGKLVLVGVTATAIDSIRSPFNQNSPTSGVYLHAALIDNLLNSKLLKPLDETLILLLLLAVGLGTCYVWEHRGVVGRLTLIVGLPLAWLLIACCALSCFQIWMPAAAPVGTMLLAGFGVQLRDHWEKLQERREKQLLMGLFEQYVAPEMASLIWQRKTEIFHNGHLLAQEQVATVLFMDIRGFTSISEKMAPGELFTWLNEYLNAMTECIMDRGGVVDKYIGDAIMAVFGVPFAHTEEEDIRQDALNAIDACMAMHKKLKKLNRRLRFEGKPQIKIGIGIHTGPVMAGSMGGSRRLNYSVVGDTVNVASRLESMNKTVTSENPYSVLISGKTYAYVRKHYRAQSVGATQLRGREKATMIYSILGKKKSK; encoded by the coding sequence ATGGGCACAAGTGTGATAGCTCAAAACTCTGCTAAAGCCAACAATCGCTCCGATCTCGCCTCTAAACAGATATCTGTCAAGAGGCTAGGCAACCCGTGCCGATCCGCTTCAAGTTGGCTGAGGAGTGGTCTGTCTCAAGGCAAAAAAATCTGGCAGGCTGTGGGTAGTCTTCACACGTTTATTCCCGGTGCGGTGGCAGCCGGCCTTTCTATTGGAATGTGGCAAATGGGTGCGTGGCAACCACTGGAACAGTTGGGTTATAACGCAAAGTTTCAGATGCAAGAGTTGGGATTGATGCCCAGTGCCGGCTGGGACGACAAAATAGTGGTGATTGGGATTGATAATGCGACTTTAAACCAATACGAAAGATTTCCCTTGTCACGCAATCGCTACGCTCAACTGTTGCAAGCGCTGGAACCCTCTAAGCCGGCGGTGATCGGGTTTGACCTCTTATTTGTTGACAAAGGTAAAGGAGATCAAGAATTTGCCAGTGCAATCTCGCGCACCGGCAATGTAGTGCTCTCGACGGCTTGGGATGACCAAGGGCAACCGCTTAAACCTCTACCAGAATTCAGAAAAGACGCAGCCGGCATCGGTCAAATTTGGCACAACCCTGATCCGGATGGCATCAGCCGGCGCGCGGCAGTATACGCAAAGAATAAGCCGGCGCTGGCTGTGAAAATGCTTGAGGTGTACAACCAGCAGACAGTAGCTTCCTTATCGAAAATTAAACTACCCCAGCCAATAGCCGGTAAAAAGCGCCAAACGGTTTGGTTAAATTGGCCGGGGAAAGCTCAATCTTTAACCACTTATTCTTTTGCCGATGTAGCAGAAGGAAAAGTGCCTTCTCGTGCTTTTACCGGCAAGCTGGTATTAGTAGGTGTCACCGCAACAGCGATTGATTCGATCAGATCCCCTTTTAATCAAAATTCTCCGACATCTGGGGTTTATCTCCACGCTGCTTTAATTGACAATTTGCTCAACTCAAAATTATTAAAACCGCTGGACGAAACGCTGATTTTGTTGTTATTGCTGGCAGTTGGGCTGGGAACCTGTTATGTCTGGGAACACAGAGGGGTGGTAGGCCGGCTGACGCTGATTGTTGGGTTGCCACTCGCTTGGTTGCTCATTGCTTGTTGTGCTTTAAGCTGCTTTCAAATTTGGATGCCGGCTGCTGCGCCAGTGGGGACAATGTTGCTAGCCGGCTTCGGGGTTCAGTTGCGCGATCACTGGGAGAAACTGCAAGAACGACGCGAAAAACAATTATTAATGGGCCTGTTTGAACAATATGTGGCTCCAGAAATGGCTAGCCTCATTTGGCAGCGCAAAACAGAAATATTTCACAACGGTCATCTGCTCGCGCAAGAACAGGTGGCAACGGTTTTGTTTATGGATATTCGTGGTTTCACTTCTATTTCGGAAAAAATGGCTCCAGGAGAGCTGTTTACCTGGCTTAATGAATATTTAAATGCAATGACCGAGTGCATTATGGATCGCGGCGGCGTCGTTGATAAATACATTGGGGATGCGATCATGGCAGTATTTGGGGTGCCTTTTGCCCACACAGAAGAAGAGGATATTCGCCAAGATGCCTTAAATGCAATTGACGCTTGTATGGCAATGCACAAAAAGCTAAAAAAGCTCAACCGGCGCTTAAGATTTGAAGGCAAACCTCAGATTAAAATTGGTATCGGTATTCACACTGGCCCTGTGATGGCCGGCAGTATGGGAGGCAGCCGGCGTCTTAATTATTCTGTGGTAGGAGATACGGTGAATGTGGCATCGCGCCTGGAATCGATGAATAAAACCGTCACCTCTGAAAACCCTTATAGTGTGTTAATTAGTGGCAAAACTTATGCCTATGTCCGCAAGCATTACCGGGCACAATCGGTTGGAGCAACCCAACTCAGGGGCAGAGAAAAAGCCACGATGATTTACTCGATTTTAGGTAAGAAAAAAAGCAAATAG
- a CDS encoding FecR family protein — translation MKRLLTPTQITGLSLVLCGWFVSFSSSVAQRPPMANKEGERWVQIRQVEGEVTYQGQPARVGDMLAEGENLSTGSNSSATLVVDDGIGTVSVSELTNLQIQNLDILPNGAKITRLFTNRGQSVARLRPFVNPDSRFDIAFRGDDEDEEGGVAGARGTEYGVAVGPTGKTGISIRSGTVEVVAQQQSVLLNAGTSSLVVPGKPPTPPRRTGENVQLKVKILPSTLNKQVRVSGEVDPLNLVFLNDQPLETGVDGKFDTLTSLLPSRTLRLVVRTPLGQEQVYELEAASQP, via the coding sequence ATGAAGCGACTTCTCACTCCCACGCAGATCACAGGACTTTCGCTAGTGCTCTGTGGTTGGTTTGTCAGTTTCTCTTCTAGCGTCGCACAACGCCCCCCAATGGCGAATAAAGAAGGTGAACGTTGGGTGCAAATTCGCCAAGTTGAAGGCGAAGTGACTTACCAAGGACAACCGGCTAGAGTCGGGGATATGCTGGCAGAAGGCGAGAACCTCAGCACCGGCAGCAATTCTAGCGCTACTTTGGTTGTGGATGATGGCATTGGTACAGTGAGTGTTTCAGAACTCACAAATCTGCAAATCCAAAATTTAGATATTCTTCCCAATGGCGCGAAAATAACCAGGCTGTTCACAAATCGAGGGCAGTCAGTAGCGCGACTTCGACCTTTTGTTAACCCCGACTCCCGCTTTGACATTGCTTTTAGAGGGGACGATGAAGATGAGGAAGGCGGGGTTGCCGGTGCTCGCGGCACAGAATATGGCGTTGCGGTTGGCCCGACTGGTAAAACCGGCATTTCTATCCGTAGCGGTACAGTCGAAGTCGTCGCTCAACAGCAAAGCGTACTCCTTAATGCCGGCACTTCTTCTTTAGTCGTTCCAGGAAAACCCCCAACACCCCCCAGAAGGACAGGGGAGAATGTACAGCTCAAAGTGAAAATTTTGCCTTCCACCCTAAATAAACAAGTCCGAGTCAGTGGTGAAGTCGATCCGCTTAACTTGGTGTTTCTTAACGATCAGCCGCTCGAAACTGGAGTTGACGGTAAATTTGATACGCTTACTTCTCTATTACCGAGTCGGACACTGAGGTTAGTGGTACGCACTCCTTTAGGGCAAGAGCAAGTTTATGAATTAGAAGCTGCTTCACAACCCTGA
- a CDS encoding thylakoid membrane photosystem I accumulation factor, with protein sequence MIFHLLHIDFCKTVAACRSWLRPFAGCLLALLIILGSGLWVGTPAAQAGINDDRFDGNIYALYGGNGSLVPPKVKLADSLKQGKPALLVFFVDDSSDCKQFAPVVSGLQSFYGRSTDFLPLNVDALPVKSTYDKTEPGYYYHGVVPETVLIDQSGKVVLDAKGQVAFEKVDDAFREVFDLVPREKSVELMKRRSFNEYSSEVSK encoded by the coding sequence ATGATTTTTCATTTGTTACACATTGACTTTTGCAAAACTGTTGCAGCTTGCCGGTCATGGCTACGTCCTTTCGCCGGCTGCTTGCTAGCTTTACTGATTATTCTCGGCAGCGGCTTGTGGGTGGGAACACCGGCAGCTCAGGCTGGGATTAATGATGACCGATTTGATGGCAATATCTACGCCCTGTATGGCGGTAATGGCTCTTTAGTGCCCCCGAAGGTTAAGCTGGCAGATTCCCTGAAGCAAGGCAAGCCGGCACTGCTGGTATTTTTTGTCGATGACAGCAGCGATTGCAAACAATTTGCGCCGGTCGTATCGGGACTTCAATCTTTCTACGGGCGAAGTACAGATTTTCTCCCCTTGAATGTGGATGCGTTGCCGGTGAAATCTACCTATGACAAGACAGAACCGGGTTATTACTACCACGGGGTCGTTCCAGAAACGGTTTTAATTGACCAGTCTGGCAAAGTCGTTTTAGATGCCAAAGGACAAGTGGCATTTGAGAAAGTAGACGATGCTTTCCGGGAGGTGTTTGATTTGGTGCCGCGTGAAAAATCTGTTGAGCTGATGAAGCGCCGCTCGTTTAACGAGTATAGCTCTGAGGTGAGTAAGTAA
- a CDS encoding response regulator transcription factor, with the protein MTDAKIRLLLVDDQMIIRQGLKSLLEAKPDLEVAGEAENGEQAIAQVETLQPDVVLMDVRMPVMDGVAATQLICRQFSKTKVLVLTTFDNDDYVSQAMRLGARGYLLKDTDSDDLAEAIRAVHKGYTQMGPGLLEKAISPPPPSIPLQPTCLPPALAGLTVREREVICLIVAGASNREIAETLYIAERTVKNHITSILSQLSLRDRTQAAIFASAFLPLLQP; encoded by the coding sequence ATGACAGATGCCAAAATACGCCTATTGTTAGTTGACGATCAGATGATTATTCGTCAAGGTTTGAAGAGTTTATTAGAAGCCAAACCCGATTTAGAAGTTGCCGGCGAAGCGGAAAACGGAGAACAGGCGATTGCACAAGTTGAAACGCTACAACCTGATGTGGTTTTAATGGATGTCCGGATGCCGGTGATGGATGGTGTTGCCGCGACACAGTTGATTTGCCGGCAATTTAGCAAAACAAAAGTGTTGGTTCTCACGACGTTTGATAATGATGATTATGTCTCGCAGGCAATGCGATTAGGTGCTAGAGGCTATCTGCTCAAAGACACTGATTCCGACGACTTGGCAGAGGCAATTCGAGCCGTTCATAAAGGCTATACCCAAATGGGCCCCGGATTGTTAGAAAAAGCAATCTCCCCTCCACCACCGTCAATTCCACTACAACCAACCTGTCTGCCACCGGCATTAGCGGGGTTGACGGTGCGAGAGCGTGAAGTAATCTGTTTAATTGTTGCAGGAGCGAGTAATCGCGAAATTGCGGAAACGCTTTATATTGCAGAGCGAACCGTCAAAAATCATATCACCAGTATTTTGAGTCAGTTGAGTTTGCGAGATCGCACACAGGCTGCGATCTTTGCCAGTGCTTTCTTGCCGCTATTGCAGCCTTAA
- a CDS encoding sensor histidine kinase gives MLYLEWILLGITLLGQIRPSRFGINETTLSLSILTLICFGLMGLKLPTEKTRDKVLYTGLEFGLLFLTFLLDSRTGFFPLLGLIIAIRSCLIFQQVGRLIVAGLVFTAFLLTLFLRVPAVRSMKHGPMPDYIANTILTLKLNTAVSFGLTLLFILLLVNALLAERQSREKILLANAQLRQYALRIEDQATLQERNRIAREIHDALGHALIAQSIQLENALVFLPAGAEKTASFLREAKQLGSTALQEVRRSVSTLRTDVLQGQSLEAALLKAVSEFQKTTGIVPQSQIYLPQAIPNEISTTLYRIVQESLTNICKHSNSTAITIHIQEIAGVIHLQIDDNGRGFKPEQNTTGFGLQGMRERTAALGGQFFLASQPKKGCRITVSIPLPKLAL, from the coding sequence ATGCTTTATCTGGAATGGATTCTGCTGGGCATTACACTGCTAGGACAGATTCGACCAAGCCGGTTTGGAATAAATGAGACGACTCTATCGTTATCAATTCTCACTTTAATTTGCTTTGGTTTAATGGGTTTAAAGCTGCCAACAGAGAAAACCCGTGACAAAGTGCTTTATACAGGCTTGGAATTTGGACTACTGTTTTTAACTTTCCTGCTAGATAGCCGAACCGGCTTTTTCCCGCTGCTGGGCTTAATTATTGCGATTCGCAGTTGTTTGATTTTTCAGCAAGTTGGGCGTTTAATTGTCGCAGGACTGGTGTTTACCGCCTTCCTCCTAACGTTGTTTCTACGAGTGCCGGCAGTGCGTTCGATGAAACACGGCCCGATGCCAGACTACATTGCTAATACGATTCTTACCCTCAAGCTCAATACCGCAGTCTCTTTTGGTCTGACGCTTTTATTTATCTTGCTATTAGTAAATGCTTTGCTTGCCGAACGTCAAAGCCGTGAGAAAATACTGCTGGCAAATGCCCAATTACGTCAGTATGCTTTACGAATAGAAGATCAGGCAACGCTGCAAGAGCGCAATCGCATTGCTCGGGAAATTCATGATGCTTTAGGACACGCCTTAATTGCCCAAAGTATTCAGTTAGAAAATGCCTTAGTATTTTTGCCGGCAGGCGCTGAGAAGACAGCTTCATTTTTGCGGGAAGCCAAACAGTTAGGTTCGACGGCATTGCAAGAGGTGCGACGGTCAGTTTCTACACTTCGCACTGATGTCTTGCAGGGGCAATCCCTAGAAGCGGCACTTCTCAAAGCAGTCAGCGAGTTTCAAAAGACAACCGGCATTGTTCCTCAGAGTCAAATTTACTTACCTCAAGCAATTCCTAACGAAATCAGCACAACACTTTACCGTATTGTTCAGGAGTCGCTCACCAACATTTGTAAGCATAGCAATTCCACAGCTATCACAATTCACATTCAGGAGATCGCTGGGGTGATTCATCTCCAGATTGACGATAATGGACGAGGTTTCAAACCCGAACAAAATACAACCGGCTTTGGACTTCAGGGAATGCGGGAACGAACGGCGGCTTTAGGCGGACAGTTTTTCTTAGCAAGCCAACCGAAAAAAGGCTGCCGAATTACTGTATCGATTCCATTACCTAAATTAGCCCTATGA
- a CDS encoding Spy/CpxP family protein refolding chaperone translates to MKSNFTLTLKNRLSPVKLLPLLMATASLTLSASVIPAAFAQSTTPDAPAQQQRREGKNRLNLTEEQKEQMKLIKQAEREQMNNILTDEQKARLEAAKGNRENMRQVFESLNLTSEQQAQIQELRRESIEKMKSILTAEQLQQMEQYRQSRPEGNQQR, encoded by the coding sequence ATGAAATCTAATTTCACTCTGACCTTAAAAAACCGGCTTTCCCCAGTTAAACTCTTGCCTCTATTGATGGCTACGGCTTCTCTGACGCTATCTGCTAGTGTGATTCCGGCAGCCTTTGCTCAATCGACTACACCGGATGCGCCGGCACAACAGCAGCGGCGGGAAGGCAAGAACAGGCTGAACTTGACGGAAGAACAAAAGGAACAGATGAAGCTCATCAAGCAAGCTGAGCGGGAGCAGATGAACAACATCCTGACAGATGAACAAAAAGCTCGTCTAGAAGCAGCTAAAGGCAATCGGGAAAATATGCGTCAGGTTTTTGAGTCGCTGAATCTCACCTCAGAACAACAAGCGCAAATTCAGGAACTGCGTCGCGAATCAATAGAGAAGATGAAATCAATTCTGACTGCTGAACAGCTTCAGCAAATGGAGCAATATCGTCAATCCCGCCCAGAAGGAAATCAACAGCGGTAG
- the egtD gene encoding L-histidine N(alpha)-methyltransferase, producing MKFSRQSDMADAFSSATSQPFTLEERLHLERLISPIQASAEEQAGGSDVISGLTQIPKSLPPRYFYDDRGSELFEQICDLPDYYLTRTEAAILRRCAGSIAQLTDACEIVELGSGSSTKTRILLDAYNQQGYPLRYLPIDVSGGILESSARDLLKDYPSLQVHGLVATYEQALQKLTPARLPNRMISFLGSSLGNLNSGECDIFFSQITGALQAGEYFLLGIDLHKSKEVLEPAYSDSQGVTAEFNLNMLRHLNRRFKGNFDLAQFEHWAFYNEDQHQIEMHLRSLSEQRVYLRALDLTVEFEAGETIMTEISRKFDLDVMQQYLKARGLEPVQIWTDSNQWFGLLLCQLHPAL from the coding sequence ATGAAATTTTCAAGACAGTCAGACATGGCGGATGCCTTCTCCAGTGCGACTAGCCAACCATTTACCCTGGAAGAGCGATTGCATCTAGAGCGATTAATTAGCCCGATCCAAGCTTCAGCAGAAGAACAAGCAGGCGGCAGTGATGTGATCAGCGGTTTAACGCAGATTCCCAAATCTCTGCCGCCACGCTATTTTTATGATGACCGGGGATCTGAGTTATTTGAGCAAATTTGCGATCTGCCAGATTATTATTTAACCCGAACTGAGGCGGCGATTCTGCGTCGGTGTGCCGGCTCTATTGCTCAATTAACAGACGCATGCGAAATTGTGGAACTCGGCAGCGGCAGTTCCACAAAAACCCGTATTTTGTTAGATGCCTACAACCAGCAGGGTTATCCGCTGCGCTATTTACCGATTGACGTGAGTGGGGGTATCTTGGAAAGCAGCGCCCGTGATTTGCTGAAAGATTATCCTTCATTGCAAGTTCACGGATTAGTTGCGACTTATGAGCAGGCATTGCAAAAGCTGACCCCGGCACGTTTGCCAAACCGGATGATTTCTTTCCTTGGCAGCTCACTCGGTAATTTGAACTCTGGTGAATGTGATATCTTTTTCTCTCAAATTACTGGCGCATTGCAAGCGGGAGAATATTTTCTTTTAGGGATTGATTTACACAAATCTAAAGAAGTTTTGGAGCCGGCTTATAGCGATTCTCAAGGAGTCACGGCTGAGTTTAATTTGAATATGCTGCGCCATTTAAACCGGCGGTTTAAGGGAAATTTCGATCTCGCACAATTTGAACACTGGGCTTTTTATAATGAAGACCAACATCAAATAGAGATGCACTTGCGAAGTTTAAGCGAGCAACGTGTTTACTTACGCGCCCTTGATTTAACCGTCGAATTTGAAGCCGGCGAGACAATTATGACAGAAATTTCTCGGAAGTTTGATTTAGATGTCATGCAACAGTATCTCAAAGCCAGAGGATTAGAGCCGGTGCAAATTTGGACTGACTCGAATCAATGGTTTGGTTTATTACTGTGTCAATTACACCCGGCACTTTAA
- a CDS encoding ergothioneine biosynthesis protein EgtB yields MISTSINCRDTIRDALQQCRIGTLQLFEGMDDATFRRQAHPEFSPVGWHLGHIAYTEALWLLQRSAGLPPAFPEYHQLFAADGLPKAKRVQLPNLPEVRQYLNAVREKVLTYLETAPLEKQERLWRFIIQHESQHCETIAFVLQLAAASAGTELQKAPNPRTSAKSLHPPSQMIQIPVGEFEQGNDSADAMDNEKPLHRRYLETYWIDRYPVTCRQYRQFMAADGYQNSAYWSSAGWEWLQANPVTQPLYWLDDLTYDNHPVCGVSWYEAEAYAKFAGKRLPTESEWEKAAGWNGETISRRTYPWGETEPNARRCNHQLVKDRTQEDAPIQNRTMPVDAYPAGVSAYGCYDMLGNVWEWTATWFHGYEGFKLYPYAGYSQAYFDGEHRVLKGGSWATRPWAMRCSFRNWYYPGVRQILAGFRCASSVNLHT; encoded by the coding sequence TTGATATCAACATCGATCAACTGTAGAGACACCATCCGCGACGCTTTGCAACAGTGTCGCATCGGCACCTTGCAACTCTTTGAAGGAATGGATGATGCTACATTCCGCCGGCAAGCGCATCCTGAGTTCAGTCCCGTCGGCTGGCACTTAGGACACATTGCCTATACGGAAGCCTTGTGGTTGCTACAGCGCAGCGCCGGCTTACCCCCGGCGTTTCCTGAATATCATCAACTATTTGCCGCAGACGGCTTACCCAAAGCCAAACGGGTGCAACTGCCAAACCTGCCAGAAGTGCGTCAATACCTCAATGCCGTTCGAGAAAAAGTCCTCACCTACCTCGAAACCGCACCCCTTGAAAAACAAGAACGTCTCTGGCGCTTCATTATCCAGCACGAAAGCCAACATTGTGAAACCATTGCCTTTGTGTTGCAGCTAGCAGCCGCAAGCGCCGGCACAGAATTACAAAAAGCCCCCAATCCCCGAACCTCAGCTAAAAGTCTCCATCCCCCTTCACAGATGATTCAAATTCCCGTCGGCGAATTTGAACAGGGGAACGATTCTGCCGACGCAATGGACAATGAAAAACCCCTTCACCGGCGTTATCTTGAAACCTACTGGATTGATCGCTATCCCGTCACTTGCCGACAATACCGGCAATTTATGGCAGCCGATGGTTATCAAAATTCTGCATATTGGTCAAGTGCCGGCTGGGAATGGTTGCAAGCAAATCCCGTCACACAACCTCTGTATTGGTTAGACGATCTCACCTATGACAATCACCCAGTCTGCGGCGTGAGTTGGTACGAAGCCGAAGCTTATGCAAAATTTGCCGGCAAACGACTACCCACAGAATCGGAATGGGAAAAAGCAGCCGGTTGGAATGGGGAAACAATCAGCCGACGCACCTATCCTTGGGGAGAAACAGAACCCAACGCCAGACGATGCAATCACCAGTTGGTAAAAGATAGGACGCAAGAAGATGCGCCTATTCAAAATCGCACAATGCCGGTGGATGCTTACCCAGCTGGCGTCAGCGCTTATGGCTGCTACGATATGCTGGGCAACGTTTGGGAGTGGACAGCAACCTGGTTCCACGGGTATGAGGGGTTTAAATTATATCCCTATGCCGGATATTCCCAAGCTTATTTCGACGGTGAGCATCGGGTGCTTAAAGGTGGAAGTTGGGCGACGCGTCCCTGGGCGATGCGATGTAGCTTTCGCAATTGGTATTATCCCGGCGTGCGTCAAATCTTAGCCGGTTTTCGCTGTGCCAGTAGTGTTAATTTGCACACTTAA
- the egtC gene encoding ergothioneine biosynthesis protein EgtC, producing the protein MCRILGYFGPPILLDYVLSKPEHSLIVQSYQPREMTSGVVSADGFGVGWHHAQRDTDAFVYKNTLPIWGDINLENLSRYIESGCILANVRSATTGQSVDLSNCQPFRNQRILFTHNGFIKNFRKTLYRPIRDRLNDTAYQAIEGTTDSEHIFALFNHELSVDPDLSLKDALQTTLLTVSDLATSHETDASLNIIVSDKHQLVASRFSTKSPAPSLYWLRDDPTFPDAVIIASEPMFAGGNWNRFPENSILTVGENLDINIDQL; encoded by the coding sequence ATGTGCCGTATCCTTGGCTATTTTGGCCCGCCCATTCTACTAGACTATGTCCTGAGCAAACCCGAACACTCGCTGATTGTTCAAAGCTACCAACCCCGTGAAATGACCTCTGGAGTCGTCAGTGCAGACGGCTTTGGCGTTGGTTGGCATCACGCGCAACGGGACACTGATGCTTTTGTGTACAAAAACACCCTGCCCATTTGGGGTGATATTAACCTCGAAAACCTCAGTCGCTATATCGAGTCAGGATGCATTCTCGCCAACGTTCGCAGCGCGACAACAGGGCAATCGGTGGATTTAAGCAATTGCCAGCCTTTTCGGAATCAGCGAATCTTATTCACGCACAACGGTTTCATTAAAAACTTTCGGAAGACGCTTTACCGGCCAATTCGAGATCGCCTCAATGATACCGCCTACCAAGCGATTGAAGGCACCACTGATTCAGAACATATTTTCGCCCTGTTCAATCACGAATTAAGTGTTGATCCCGATCTTTCCTTAAAAGATGCCTTGCAAACGACATTGCTCACGGTGTCTGATTTGGCAACATCCCATGAAACGGATGCCTCACTCAATATCATCGTCAGCGACAAACACCAACTGGTTGCCAGCCGATTTTCCACAAAATCACCGGCACCTTCCCTTTACTGGTTGCGGGACGATCCAACTTTCCCAGATGCTGTAATTATTGCCTCGGAACCCATGTTTGCCGGCGGCAACTGGAACCGATTTCCAGAAAATAGCATTTTGACTGTGGGAGAGAACCTTGATATCAACATCGATCAACTGTAG
- a CDS encoding DUF6717 family protein codes for MSNAIRVIFPYLYQGTWVFDDQQVGLVREPFVSGIPEMINTLVQDIPDANKGFKLLFSQTPFPGYQVEMTWLRDEYGGNWYRWPAQNLDGWLCPALFKYFNQAPQKIYCKAEKLSP; via the coding sequence ATGTCTAATGCAATTAGGGTAATTTTCCCCTATTTATATCAGGGGACTTGGGTGTTTGATGATCAGCAAGTTGGACTTGTTCGCGAGCCTTTTGTTAGCGGGATTCCGGAGATGATTAACACGCTGGTTCAAGATATTCCTGATGCGAACAAGGGGTTTAAGCTGTTGTTTTCTCAAACTCCTTTTCCGGGCTACCAGGTAGAAATGACTTGGCTAAGAGACGAGTATGGAGGCAATTGGTATCGCTGGCCGGCACAAAATTTAGACGGATGGTTGTGTCCGGCCTTGTTTAAGTATTTTAATCAAGCACCCCAGAAAATTTATTGCAAGGCTGAAAAACTTTCTCCTTAA
- a CDS encoding nicotinate phosphoribosyltransferase: MSIVTDLNSPHVENLQQQVKRDNPELTIYPEDYSLLTDLYQLTMAACYTGEGLDQRQASFELFARKLPAGYGYLIAMGLAQALDYLEQFRFTPEQIAALQATGIFTDAPERFWSLLEEGRFTGDVWAVQEGTAIFPNEPLLRVEAPLWQAQLVETYLLNTLNYQTLIATRAARLRDVAGPQATLMEFGTRRAFGPQASLWAARAALAAGLDATSNVLAALKLGRKPAGTMAHALVMALSATSGSEGQAFTAFHHYFPGAPLLIDTYDTIAAAQELAHRLQAGDMELRGVRLDSGDLVKLSQEVRAILPGVPIFASGDLDEWEIGRLQAAGAKIDGYGLGTRLVTGTPVNGVYKLVEIDGVPVMKKSPDKGTYPGRKQIFRRLEGGQVHGDILGLVTEGETEKELQSKIELLQLVMKQGKRMLPAEPLEAIAQRTAASVASLPSEARRLHDPVGVPVELSAELQMLTQQTRNS, encoded by the coding sequence ATGAGTATTGTTACTGACTTGAACAGTCCGCACGTGGAAAATCTTCAGCAACAGGTGAAGAGAGACAACCCAGAACTGACAATCTATCCTGAGGATTACAGCCTTCTGACTGATCTCTACCAGCTGACGATGGCGGCTTGCTATACCGGCGAAGGTTTAGATCAGCGGCAAGCCAGTTTTGAGCTGTTTGCCCGCAAGTTGCCGGCAGGCTATGGCTATTTAATTGCGATGGGGTTAGCGCAGGCGTTGGACTACCTAGAGCAATTTCGCTTTACGCCAGAGCAAATTGCAGCACTACAGGCAACGGGAATTTTTACTGACGCCCCTGAGCGATTTTGGTCTTTGCTGGAGGAGGGACGTTTCACCGGCGATGTTTGGGCGGTGCAGGAGGGAACGGCTATTTTTCCCAATGAGCCGTTGTTACGGGTGGAAGCGCCGCTTTGGCAGGCGCAACTGGTGGAAACTTATCTGCTGAACACCTTAAATTACCAAACCTTAATCGCAACGCGGGCTGCCCGTCTGCGGGATGTTGCCGGCCCTCAAGCGACGTTAATGGAATTTGGGACGCGGCGAGCTTTTGGTCCCCAAGCGTCTCTGTGGGCGGCACGAGCAGCATTGGCGGCAGGTTTGGATGCCACCTCTAATGTTTTGGCGGCGCTGAAGTTGGGACGCAAACCCGCCGGCACGATGGCACACGCGTTAGTTATGGCGCTGTCGGCAACTTCTGGCAGTGAGGGGCAGGCATTTACCGCGTTTCACCACTATTTCCCCGGTGCACCACTATTAATCGATACCTACGATACGATTGCTGCGGCGCAAGAATTAGCCCACCGGCTGCAAGCGGGAGACATGGAGTTGCGCGGGGTACGGCTGGATTCTGGGGATTTAGTTAAGCTATCTCAGGAGGTTCGGGCGATCTTGCCTGGGGTTCCCATCTTTGCTAGCGGGGATTTGGATGAGTGGGAAATTGGGCGGTTGCAAGCTGCCGGCGCGAAAATTGACGGTTACGGGTTGGGAACGCGACTGGTAACGGGGACGCCGGTGAATGGGGTTTACAAATTGGTGGAAATTGATGGGGTGCCCGTGATGAAAAAATCTCCAGATAAGGGGACTTATCCGGGGCGCAAGCAGATATTTCGCCGGCTGGAAGGGGGGCAAGTTCACGGAGATATTTTGGGATTGGTGACGGAGGGGGAAACTGAAAAAGAACTGCAATCCAAAATTGAATTGTTGCAACTGGTTATGAAGCAGGGTAAACGGATGCTGCCGGCAGAACCGCTGGAAGCGATCGCGCAGCGCACGGCTGCTTCGGTTGCGAGTTTGCCGTCTGAGGCA